In a single window of the Nodularia spumigena CCY9414 genome:
- a CDS encoding glycosyltransferase family 4 protein — translation MRIAWIGKKSPFCGNVTYSREVTNALHREHEVSFLHFAQEESETDNWPNFQEVSLPFIYKSQVYTIPSFKATKVLTDSLRKIKPDIVHASLSLSPLDFMLPEICEQLNLPLIATFHTAFAGKGAKFVSGTQMLAYQLYAPCLGNYDRVIVFSQIQRDLLASLGVKKQKIAVIPNGVDTTKFSPGESTVKAEFKAERLFVYQGRIAPEKNVESLLRAWKQSQMGAGSKLLIVGDGSLKSSLEPFYGSESGIIWLGFVADEQRRIEILRGADVFILPSLVEGLSLSLLEAMSCGIACLATDVGADGEVLEQGAGVVLKTKTARSQLRTLLPLFQDHPELTTLLGQKARQRVLDRYTLSKNITQLEELYKEVLAQWPVPLGRRA, via the coding sequence ATGCGTATAGCCTGGATTGGAAAGAAATCACCCTTTTGTGGTAACGTCACCTACAGTCGAGAAGTTACAAATGCCTTGCACCGGGAACACGAAGTTAGTTTTCTCCACTTCGCCCAAGAAGAATCTGAAACTGACAATTGGCCAAATTTTCAAGAAGTTTCCTTACCCTTCATTTATAAATCACAGGTTTACACAATTCCCAGTTTTAAAGCGACTAAGGTATTAACTGATTCGCTACGGAAAATTAAGCCGGATATAGTCCATGCTTCTCTGAGTTTATCGCCCCTGGACTTTATGCTACCGGAAATCTGCGAGCAATTGAATTTGCCTCTGATTGCCACTTTTCACACAGCATTTGCGGGGAAAGGGGCAAAATTTGTATCGGGAACACAGATGTTAGCTTATCAACTTTACGCGCCTTGTTTGGGGAACTACGATCGCGTAATTGTGTTTTCCCAAATTCAGCGCGATTTATTAGCAAGTCTGGGTGTGAAGAAGCAGAAAATTGCTGTGATTCCCAATGGAGTGGATACTACCAAGTTTTCTCCGGGAGAGTCTACAGTCAAAGCGGAATTCAAAGCCGAACGTTTGTTTGTTTATCAAGGTCGCATCGCCCCAGAAAAAAACGTAGAATCTCTTCTGCGGGCTTGGAAGCAATCACAGATGGGGGCTGGTAGTAAGCTGCTGATTGTGGGTGATGGTTCTTTGAAGTCTTCTTTGGAACCATTTTATGGTTCAGAATCTGGCATTATTTGGTTGGGATTTGTGGCAGACGAACAGCGCCGCATCGAAATTTTACGGGGTGCAGATGTATTTATTTTGCCTTCGTTGGTTGAGGGTTTGTCTTTGTCTTTGTTAGAAGCCATGTCTTGTGGAATAGCTTGTTTAGCTACAGATGTGGGTGCCGATGGTGAAGTGTTAGAGCAAGGTGCGGGTGTAGTATTGAAGACTAAGACGGCGCGATCGCAATTAAGAACCCTGTTACCATTATTTCAAGACCATCCTGAGTTAACTACCTTACTGGGACAAAAAGCCAGACAGCGTGTATTAGACCGCTATACTCTCAGTAAAAATATTACTCAGTTAGAAGAATTATACAAAGAAGTTTTAGCACAGTGGCCTGTACCTCTGGGTCGCAGAGCGTAA
- a CDS encoding MFS transporter produces the protein MQPSDLDRKILPLSPNTKKQNRASDPTVKNHLSAVPKSTNCPEQTQDVCENVQTNTSSSPKTEVSPESETGSNGNGRSLSVATASETESAQLDESGVNGDTESENGGEQGFLPVLRNPNFLALWGGQVFCQMADKVYLVLMIGLINTQFQGSDQSISGWVSALMMAFTIPAVLFGSVAGVFVDRWSKKTVLVTTNAWRGILVLSIPFLLWLTNDWQPIGMLPVGFAIILGVTFLVSTLTQFFAPAEQTAIPLVVEEQHLLSANSLYTTTMMASVIVGFAIGEPLLAIADTLWLQIGGNDGLGKELLVGGSYAIAGFILLLLATKEIPHHPDTEFPHVFSDLRDGFSYLKANSRVRNALLQLTILFSVFAALTVLAVRMAEIIPNLKASQFGFLLAFGGIGMAAGATILGQFGQRFSYSELSLCGCLGMAGCLIGLSIFTTQLWIILLLIALLGVFGALVGIPMQTAIQTETPPEMRGKVFGLQNNVINIALTLPLALAGVAETFVGLQAVFLVLAVTVFSGGILTLYNSH, from the coding sequence ATGCAACCGTCTGATTTGGATAGAAAAATCCTACCTTTATCACCAAACACCAAAAAACAGAATAGGGCATCAGATCCTACAGTCAAGAATCACTTGAGTGCTGTTCCTAAGTCTACAAATTGTCCAGAACAGACACAAGATGTTTGTGAAAATGTTCAAACAAATACATCTTCAAGCCCAAAAACTGAGGTTTCCCCAGAATCTGAAACCGGGAGCAACGGTAATGGACGCAGTTTGTCTGTAGCCACTGCTTCGGAAACAGAATCAGCACAATTAGATGAGTCTGGTGTCAATGGTGACACAGAATCAGAAAATGGGGGAGAGCAGGGATTTTTACCTGTATTAAGAAATCCTAATTTTCTGGCTCTTTGGGGTGGTCAAGTTTTCTGCCAGATGGCAGATAAAGTATATTTGGTGCTGATGATTGGCTTGATTAATACTCAGTTTCAAGGAAGTGATCAAAGCATTAGCGGTTGGGTATCAGCTCTAATGATGGCTTTTACGATTCCGGCTGTACTGTTTGGTTCTGTGGCTGGTGTGTTTGTGGATCGCTGGTCGAAAAAAACTGTACTAGTCACAACTAATGCTTGGCGCGGTATCCTGGTTTTGTCAATTCCGTTTTTGCTGTGGTTAACTAATGATTGGCAACCTATTGGGATGTTACCTGTGGGTTTTGCCATTATTCTGGGTGTGACTTTTTTAGTCTCTACTCTGACTCAGTTTTTTGCCCCAGCTGAACAAACAGCAATTCCTTTGGTGGTGGAAGAACAGCATTTACTGTCGGCTAATTCTCTGTACACAACAACCATGATGGCTTCGGTGATTGTGGGGTTTGCGATTGGGGAACCACTGTTAGCGATCGCTGATACACTTTGGCTACAGATTGGTGGTAATGATGGCTTAGGTAAGGAACTTTTGGTGGGTGGTAGTTATGCGATCGCTGGATTCATTTTACTGCTGTTGGCGACTAAAGAAATACCCCACCACCCGGACACTGAATTTCCTCACGTCTTCTCTGACTTGCGCGATGGTTTCTCTTACCTCAAAGCTAATTCTCGTGTCCGCAATGCCTTACTACAACTGACTATTTTGTTTTCTGTGTTTGCGGCTTTAACTGTTCTAGCTGTGCGGATGGCAGAAATCATTCCCAATTTAAAAGCATCTCAGTTTGGTTTTTTACTAGCATTTGGTGGGATTGGTATGGCAGCTGGGGCGACAATTCTCGGTCAGTTTGGTCAGCGCTTCTCCTACTCTGAACTTAGTCTGTGCGGTTGCTTAGGTATGGCAGGATGTCTAATTGGTCTGTCGATATTCACCACACAACTCTGGATTATACTGCTGTTGATAGCCTTGTTGGGTGTGTTTGGGGCGCTAGTCGGTATCCCTATGCAAACCGCTATTCAAACAGAAACCCCTCCAGAAATGCGGGGTAAGGTCTTTGGTCTGCAAAATAATGTGATTAATATTGCTTTAACTCTACCCTTGGCATTAGCAGGCGTAGCGGAAACCTTTGTAGGATTACAAGCTGTTTTCTTAGTATTAGCTGTGACTGTGTTCTCAGGAGGTATATTAACTTTGTATAATTCCCATTAG
- the recO gene encoding DNA repair protein RecO produces MSKTYKATGINLKAQVLGESDRIVTILTREFGLIQAVAPGARKQNSSLGGRSGMFVVNELLIAKGRSLDRITQAQTVKTYPDLAKDLGKLAAGQYLAEIVLCQALSEQPQEELYQLLNEYLHQLELLPKTDTSAIYAQLAQGVFHFFALAGLSPQVQVCCLTQKILRPDFTNPNWRVGFSVTAGGTVCLQAWENLRKDRVQPRLAPSADDRNLAYQTVVHHQDIPVISCRLDATELTMLQNLSQPEIMRMDAAKNYGWLSVEKILRQYAQYHLGRPILSATLIDSYFAANHDATV; encoded by the coding sequence ATGAGTAAAACCTATAAAGCCACTGGAATTAATCTCAAAGCCCAAGTGCTGGGAGAATCAGACAGGATAGTCACAATTTTGACACGGGAGTTCGGTTTGATTCAAGCAGTTGCACCAGGGGCGCGCAAACAAAACTCTAGCCTGGGTGGTAGGAGTGGGATGTTTGTGGTGAATGAATTACTGATTGCCAAAGGGCGATCGCTCGATAGAATTACACAAGCACAAACTGTCAAAACTTATCCAGATTTGGCTAAAGATTTGGGGAAGCTTGCTGCTGGTCAGTATTTAGCCGAAATAGTGCTGTGTCAAGCTTTGAGTGAACAACCCCAAGAGGAACTTTATCAGTTACTCAATGAATATCTTCATCAATTGGAATTACTTCCCAAAACTGATACATCTGCTATTTATGCTCAATTAGCTCAGGGAGTGTTTCATTTTTTTGCTCTAGCAGGGTTGTCACCTCAAGTACAAGTCTGTTGCTTAACTCAGAAGATTTTAAGACCAGACTTTACCAACCCTAATTGGCGCGTGGGATTTAGTGTTACCGCCGGTGGTACAGTCTGTTTACAGGCTTGGGAAAATTTGCGTAAAGATAGAGTTCAGCCCCGTCTGGCTCCATCAGCCGATGACCGAAACCTAGCTTACCAAACAGTTGTTCATCACCAAGATATACCAGTAATTTCTTGTCGCTTGGATGCTACAGAACTAACCATGCTCCAAAATCTGTCACAACCAGAGATAATGCGAATGGATGCTGCCAAAAATTATGGCTGGTTATCTGTTGAGAAGATTTTGCGCCAGTATGCTCAATATCATTTAGGTCGCCCAATTCTTTCTGCTACCTTGATTGACTCTTATTTTGCCGCTAACCATGATGCAACCGTCTGA